A portion of the Triticum urartu cultivar G1812 unplaced genomic scaffold, Tu2.1 TuUngrouped_contig_1391, whole genome shotgun sequence genome contains these proteins:
- the LOC125526682 gene encoding cold-regulated protein 27-like yields the protein MAAVALLRSSTSKQTGRHDMPSSNAALVAAVLSTPAHQLGVPLDDRVPGRDTPSIAPTKYPSIPSSVPSSVKAAIGIAQGNQITDLMSAGWTDERHGTYIRSLEASFVDQLHNHAHAAKNKDSGTNGFKVLQGGVWRKVEFKRRTNACAQVRPEQRLPESPWIQHFIPAGGCSSSAGGDRAETSVSDRESGIRTIPGSTPLCHGRELGACKGEDLLDESAEIYDRNFADDEAQVDAESRKLSTYRARMIKRIYRIS from the exons ATGGCGGCCGTCGCCCTGCTGCGCTCGTCCACCAGCAAGCAAACAGGTCGCCATGACATGCCATCCAGCAACGCCGCGCTCGTCGCCGCCGTGCTGTCCACTCCAGCCCACCAGCTTGGAGTACCTCTC GACGATCGCGTACCTGGCCGGGACACTCCATCGATCGCGCCAACGAAATATCC ATCCATTCCTTCATCGGTTCCTTCATCGGTCAAGGCGGCCATCGGCATTGCCCAG GGTAACCAGATTACAGACTTGATGTCGGCGGGCTGGACGGATGAGAGGCACGGGACTTATATAAGGTCCTTGGAAGCTTCTTTCGT TGATCAACTCCACAACCACGCGCACGCTGCCAAAAACAAAGATTCGGGTACCAATGGGTTCAAGGTTCTCCAAGGTGGAGTGTGGAGGAAAGTCGAGTTTAAGAGGAGGACCAATGCTTGTGCTCAAGTCCGGCCCGAACAGCGCCTGCCTGAAAGCCCCTGGATTCAGCATTTCATACCGGCCGGTGGCTGCAGCAGCAGTGCAGGCGGTGATAGGGCAGAAACTTCAGTAAGTGATCGGGAATCGGGTATCCGTACTATCCCTGGGAGCACCCCGTTGTGCCATGGAAGGGAATTGGGAGCTTGCAAGGGAGAAGACCTTCTCGATGAA TCTGCTGAGATCTATGATCGGAACTTTGCTGACGACGAGGCACAAGTTGACGCAGAATCAAGGAAATTAAGCACGTACCGCGCCCGAATGATTAAGCGAATTTACAGGATTAGTTAA